The following proteins are co-located in the Streptomyces sp. DT2A-34 genome:
- a CDS encoding ABC transporter substrate-binding protein — protein sequence MRSTRLAPAAAVIAALALSATACSTKSGTDASSAGSDGVKTGPGVTEKTITLGALTDLTGPYASLGKSIVNAQQLYADQLNASGGVCGRTVRITVKDHGYDVQKAVSAFTETEPNVAAVSQMVGSPVVSSLSQELESKHLLTFPMAWASTLLGGEYVQVVGSTYDIDMINGVDHVVRTAKLKAGDKIGHVYFEGEYGENALAGATYAAKKAKLTVVGQKIKPTDQDLTAQVTALKQAGVKAILISAGPRQTAALVGTAAAAGFAVPVLTSSPGFAPQLLATPVGPALEKMLQVVSPAPAFTDNPAMQKLAKDYKAKYPKDLLDPGVVSGWNAISVLGEDLKAACKAKDLTREGIAAAHREQSRLTVLGVPLNFSDRTKPATYQSFIHKPAKTAPGGLTNVEPAHEVPAARTYALPKG from the coding sequence GTGAGAAGCACCCGACTTGCCCCGGCCGCAGCCGTCATCGCCGCACTCGCCCTGAGCGCCACGGCCTGCAGCACCAAGAGCGGTACCGACGCGAGCAGCGCCGGCAGCGACGGCGTCAAGACCGGCCCCGGAGTGACGGAGAAGACCATCACCCTGGGCGCGCTCACCGACCTCACCGGCCCGTACGCCTCGCTCGGCAAGAGCATCGTCAACGCCCAGCAGCTGTACGCCGACCAGCTCAACGCCTCCGGCGGCGTCTGCGGCCGGACCGTCAGGATCACCGTCAAGGACCACGGCTACGACGTCCAGAAGGCCGTGTCCGCGTTCACCGAGACGGAGCCGAACGTGGCCGCCGTGTCGCAGATGGTCGGCTCCCCGGTGGTGTCCTCGCTGTCACAGGAACTCGAGTCCAAGCACCTGCTCACGTTCCCGATGGCCTGGGCCTCCACCCTGCTGGGCGGCGAGTACGTCCAGGTGGTCGGCTCCACCTACGACATCGACATGATCAACGGCGTCGACCATGTCGTCCGTACGGCCAAGCTGAAGGCGGGGGACAAGATCGGCCACGTCTACTTCGAGGGTGAGTACGGCGAGAACGCGCTCGCCGGTGCCACCTACGCGGCGAAGAAGGCGAAGCTGACCGTCGTCGGGCAGAAGATCAAGCCCACCGACCAGGACCTGACCGCCCAGGTCACCGCGCTCAAGCAGGCCGGCGTCAAAGCGATCCTGATCAGCGCCGGTCCGCGTCAGACGGCCGCCCTGGTCGGCACCGCCGCCGCCGCGGGCTTCGCCGTCCCGGTCCTCACCAGCTCGCCGGGCTTCGCCCCGCAGCTGCTGGCGACCCCGGTCGGACCCGCCCTGGAGAAGATGCTCCAGGTGGTGAGTCCCGCCCCGGCGTTCACCGACAACCCTGCCATGCAGAAGCTCGCCAAGGACTACAAGGCGAAGTACCCGAAGGACCTGCTCGACCCGGGTGTCGTCAGCGGCTGGAATGCGATCAGCGTCCTCGGCGAGGACCTCAAGGCGGCCTGCAAGGCGAAGGACCTGACGCGCGAGGGCATAGCCGCCGCCCACCGCGAGCAGTCCCGGCTCACCGTGCTCGGCGTGCCGCTGAACTTCTCGGACCGCACCAAGCCGGCGACGTACCAGAGCTTCATCCACAAGCCGGCGAAGACGGCCCCCGGTGGCCTCACGAACGTCGAACCGGCCCACGAGGTGCCCGCGGCGCGGACCTACGCCCTGCCCAAGGGCTGA